The Microbacterium sp. SORGH_AS_0862 genome has a segment encoding these proteins:
- a CDS encoding DUF3310 domain-containing protein, protein MPDAVIVKLRELGYDPDRMIRHRLGPRGYEYYDGAGNRFTAEWTRPGDWLEIKACFVAPSVDMVNHPPHYTSDPSGVECIQITRHRNFNIGNAIKYLWRAGLKADPDKSARAKQIEDLRKTVFYVQDEIKRLEALPA, encoded by the coding sequence GTGCCCGACGCCGTGATTGTGAAGCTGCGGGAGCTGGGCTACGACCCCGACAGGATGATCCGCCATCGACTCGGGCCGAGAGGCTACGAATACTACGACGGCGCGGGTAACCGCTTCACCGCGGAATGGACGCGCCCGGGGGATTGGCTCGAGATCAAAGCCTGCTTCGTCGCGCCCTCCGTTGACATGGTGAACCATCCGCCGCACTACACGTCGGATCCGTCCGGTGTCGAGTGCATTCAGATCACGCGGCATCGCAACTTCAACATCGGGAACGCGATCAAGTACCTCTGGCGAGCTGGCCTGAAGGCGGATCCCGATAAGTCGGCACGTGCGAAGCAGATCGAGGATCTGCGCAAGACCGTGTTCTACGTGCAGGACGAGATCAAGCGGCTCGAGGCGCTGCCGGCGTGA
- a CDS encoding single-stranded DNA-binding protein, translating to MTSSTIRLDAFVANEPKLGRLPNGTPVLDLRLPHTPRRLNELTKQWENVGETTWHSVSLFGDEAELYAPHVSKGTRVVVTGTPELRLWSKDGRHGGEIVVKAASIALKLRPKQNAAAPQAEDAWATPNGGQDETPW from the coding sequence ATGACGAGTTCAACGATCCGCCTCGACGCGTTCGTGGCGAACGAGCCGAAGCTCGGCCGACTGCCGAACGGCACCCCCGTGCTCGATCTCCGGCTGCCGCACACGCCCCGCCGGCTCAATGAGCTGACGAAGCAGTGGGAGAACGTCGGCGAGACGACGTGGCACAGCGTCTCCCTCTTCGGTGACGAGGCCGAGCTGTATGCGCCGCACGTCAGCAAGGGAACGCGCGTCGTCGTGACGGGCACGCCGGAGCTGCGGCTGTGGAGCAAGGACGGCCGTCATGGCGGCGAGATCGTGGTCAAGGCCGCGAGCATCGCGCTGAAGCTGCGGCCGAAGCAGAATGCGGCGGCGCCGCAGGCCGAGGACGCATGGGCGACGCCGAACGGCGGGCAGGACGAGACGCCCTGGTGA
- a CDS encoding DnaB-like helicase C-terminal domain-containing protein yields MTHFDREAERAALGAMMLDSRRVWDVLDVAQPGDFHDPVHEVIATAIHRLATRGSGTDAVLVEAEIAAMGDHLPRGPGYLFELSGSVTTASNAAYYAEQIVEHAQRRRLADAASTVNALAADRRQPVAEQIESARAAVDAVARRRAATVRPVGDSIDDLFAAMTEPPVYTPTPWRSINDLIGGLRPRAFYVVGARPASGKTIMALNMATALAVNGNVAVSSLEMGEEELQKRLVSQLGEVHMTHLVNNAMDDDDWRRAQIARPKIMRLPLFVDDRPGQTLAQIRSHVRSVAHEGPLAGVVVDYLQLVETSDPRKDRRAHLGEVSRALKVMAKEFDCPVIALAQLNRKSEERAGKKPMLSDLKETGDIEQDADVVLLLSRDTDDPDRLGEVDVQVAKNRHGNTGEIALAWQGHFARMKDMGAEWAPGM; encoded by the coding sequence GTGACGCACTTCGACCGTGAGGCCGAGCGCGCCGCTCTGGGCGCGATGATGCTCGATTCCCGCCGCGTGTGGGACGTGCTGGACGTCGCACAGCCGGGTGACTTCCACGACCCCGTGCACGAGGTGATCGCCACGGCGATCCATCGGCTCGCGACGCGCGGAAGCGGCACCGACGCGGTGCTCGTCGAGGCGGAGATCGCGGCGATGGGCGACCATCTGCCGCGCGGGCCGGGCTACCTCTTCGAGCTGTCCGGCTCGGTCACCACGGCGAGCAACGCCGCGTACTACGCCGAGCAGATCGTGGAGCACGCGCAGCGTCGCAGGCTCGCGGATGCCGCATCGACGGTGAACGCGCTCGCCGCCGATCGCCGCCAGCCTGTCGCGGAGCAGATCGAGAGCGCGCGCGCCGCGGTCGATGCGGTGGCGCGGAGGCGTGCCGCGACCGTGCGGCCGGTCGGTGACTCGATCGACGATCTCTTCGCGGCCATGACCGAGCCTCCTGTGTACACGCCGACGCCGTGGCGGTCGATCAACGACCTGATCGGTGGGCTGCGTCCTCGAGCGTTCTACGTGGTGGGTGCGCGGCCGGCGTCCGGGAAGACGATCATGGCGCTGAACATGGCGACCGCCCTGGCCGTGAATGGCAACGTCGCGGTGTCGTCGCTCGAGATGGGCGAAGAGGAACTGCAGAAGCGTCTCGTCTCCCAGCTCGGCGAAGTGCACATGACGCACCTCGTAAACAACGCGATGGACGACGACGACTGGCGTCGAGCGCAGATCGCCCGGCCGAAGATCATGCGGCTGCCGCTGTTCGTCGATGACCGGCCGGGGCAGACGCTCGCGCAGATCCGCAGCCATGTGCGCTCGGTAGCGCATGAGGGACCGCTCGCGGGAGTGGTCGTCGACTACCTGCAACTCGTCGAGACGTCGGACCCGCGCAAGGACCGCCGGGCGCACCTCGGCGAGGTGTCCCGCGCCCTCAAGGTCATGGCGAAAGAGTTCGACTGCCCGGTGATCGCGCTCGCGCAGCTCAACCGGAAGTCGGAGGAGCGCGCCGGCAAGAAACCGATGCTGAGCGACCTCAAGGAGACGGGCGACATCGAGCAGGACGCCGACGTGGTGCTGCTGCTCTCACGGGACACCGACGACCCCGACCGGCTCGGCGAGGTCGACGTACAGGTGGCGAAGAACCGTCACGGCAACACGGGCGAGATCGCCCTGGCCTGGCAGGGGCACTTCGCCCGCATGAAGGACATGGGCGCCGAGTGGGCGCCTGGGATGTGA